From a single Solanum dulcamara chromosome 4, daSolDulc1.2, whole genome shotgun sequence genomic region:
- the LOC129886776 gene encoding dol-P-Man:Man(7)GlcNAc(2)-PP-Dol alpha-1,6-mannosyltransferase isoform X2 — MARKSEKFLELYGYDLLLGSIAAFYVFMVPYTKVEESFNVQAMHDILYHRNQIEKYDHLEFPGVVPRTFVGALLVSILASPVVLLTNLLHLPKLYSLYAVRLVLGGIVLSTLRFFRIQIKKKFGSQVEAFFVILTVSQFHLLFYCTRPLPNILAFALVNLAYGFWFKGSLYAALNCMVFATLVFRCDILLLIAPLGLELLLTKSVSFWKALTSCLAAAFLSIGLTVLVDSVIWKRLLWPELEVFWFNSVLNKSSEWGTHPFHWYFTSALPRSLLAAYPLFLLGVLLDRRVFFYILPVLSFVLLYSKLPHKELRFIISSIPVFNFAAAVAASRLYNNRKKSFWKFLYIAMLGFILGSLACTAVFFMASYKNYPSGYALKALHRIRGVTKNSDELRVHIDTFSAMNGISRFCEYNYPWRYSKEENISLEDLKMRNFTFLLNENSYIEGFKCLMSVDGFSRVHVRTGFPPISLAKEPKVFIHGNIRNTDIMNRGWPGCSVIPEAYITMEENCNEA; from the exons ATGGCACGCAAGTCTGAGAAATTCTTGGAGCTATATG GCTACGATTTATTATTGGGATCAATTGCTGCGTTCTATGTGTTCATGGTACCTTACACTAAGGTAGAAGAAAGTTTCAATGTTCAG GCTATGCATGATATTTTGTACCACAGGAATCAGATAGAGAAG TATGATCATCTGGAGTTCCCTGGAGTTGTACCTCGCACATTTGTCG GGGCTCTTCTTGTATCTATTTTGGCATCTCCAGTTGTTCTCCTAACGAATTTGCTACACTTGCCAAAACTGTATAGTCTCTATGCAG TACGACTGGTATTGGGTGGTATCGTGCTGTCTACATTACGATTTTTTCGCATTCAG ATCAAGAAGAAGTTTGGATCTCAAGTTGAAGCATTCTTTGTTATCCTGACAGTATCTCAGTTTCATTTGCTGTTCTATTGCACCCGTCCTCTTCCAAATATATTGGCATTTGCTTTAG tAAATTTGGCATATGGCTTTTGGTTTAAGGGAAGTCTGTATGCTGCGTTAAATTGCATG GTGTTTGCAACATTAGTCTTCAGATGCGACATACTTCTGCTCATTGCTCCTTTGGGTTTGGAGCTCTTGCTG ACTAAATCAGTTTCTTTCTGGAAAGCACTGACATCCTGCTTAGCTGCTGCTTTCCTCTCCATAG GCCTTACTGTTCTTGTCGATTCAGTCATTTGGAAAAGATTGTTGTGGCCTGAATTAGAAGTTTTCTGGTTCAACTCTGTTTTGAACAAGAGTTCTGAATGGGGT ACACATCCTTTCCACTGGTACTTCACGTCAGCGCTTCCCCGTTCACTGCTTGCTGCATACCCGCTTTTTTTG CTTGGGGTTTTACTGGACAGAAGGGTTTTCTTCTACATCCTTCCAGTTCTCTCTTTTGTTCTACTGTACTCAAAGCTTCCGCACAAG GAGCTCCGCTTCATAATTAGTTCCATTCCCGTCTTCAACTTTGCAGCAGCTGTTGCAGCTAGCAGACT GTATAATAACAGGAAAAAGAGTTTCTGGAAGTTTCTGTACATTGCTATGTTGGGATTTATACTTGGCAG TCTAGCCTGCACGGCAGTTTTTTTCATGGCATCGTACAAAAACTATCCTAGTGGTTATGCTCTAAAAGCTCTGCATAGGATAC GTGGTGTGACAAAGAATTCAGATGAACTCAGGGTTCATATTGACACTTTTTCAGCGATGAATGGAATATCCAGATTTTGTGAATATAATTATCCATGGAG GTACtctaaagaagaaaatatttctcTGGAAGACTTGAAGATGAGAAATTTCACATTTCTTCTGAA TGAGAATTCTTACATCGAAGGATTCAAATGTCTGATGAGTGTGGATGGTTTTTCTCGGGTTCACGTAAGAACTGGTTTTCCTCCAATATCACTT GCAAAGGAACCAAAGGTGTTTATTCATGGAAACATAAGAAACACAGATATCATGAATAGAGGCTGGCCAGGATGCTCGGTTATTCCTGAAGCATACATTACTATGGAGGAAAATTGTAACGAGGCATAA
- the LOC129886776 gene encoding dol-P-Man:Man(7)GlcNAc(2)-PP-Dol alpha-1,6-mannosyltransferase isoform X1, translating to MRLNVLVTKRKNPLLTCLQKGFWVELWRQETDIKGLLFWEKAKSWSGSLCSLIKDMPIIMENSCTDPDLLVCGLGALLVSILASPVVLLTNLLHLPKLYSLYAVRLVLGGIVLSTLRFFRIQIKKKFGSQVEAFFVILTVSQFHLLFYCTRPLPNILAFALVNLAYGFWFKGSLYAALNCMVFATLVFRCDILLLIAPLGLELLLTKSVSFWKALTSCLAAAFLSIGLTVLVDSVIWKRLLWPELEVFWFNSVLNKSSEWGTHPFHWYFTSALPRSLLAAYPLFLLGVLLDRRVFFYILPVLSFVLLYSKLPHKELRFIISSIPVFNFAAAVAASRLYNNRKKSFWKFLYIAMLGFILGSLACTAVFFMASYKNYPSGYALKALHRIRGVTKNSDELRVHIDTFSAMNGISRFCEYNYPWRYSKEENISLEDLKMRNFTFLLNENSYIEGFKCLMSVDGFSRVHVRTGFPPISLAKEPKVFIHGNIRNTDIMNRGWPGCSVIPEAYITMEENCNEA from the exons ATGAGACTGAATGTTTTAGTCACCAAAAGGAAAAATCCACTGTTGACCTGTCTGCAGAAGGGTTTTTGGGTGGAATTGTGGAGACAAGAAACTGATATAAAAGGGTTACTCTTCTGGGAGAAGGCAAAAAGTTGGAGTGGATCTCTCTGCTCACTAATTAAAGACATGCCAATAATCATGGAAAACAGCTGCACTGACCCTGACCTTCTTGTGTGTGGGCTAG GGGCTCTTCTTGTATCTATTTTGGCATCTCCAGTTGTTCTCCTAACGAATTTGCTACACTTGCCAAAACTGTATAGTCTCTATGCAG TACGACTGGTATTGGGTGGTATCGTGCTGTCTACATTACGATTTTTTCGCATTCAG ATCAAGAAGAAGTTTGGATCTCAAGTTGAAGCATTCTTTGTTATCCTGACAGTATCTCAGTTTCATTTGCTGTTCTATTGCACCCGTCCTCTTCCAAATATATTGGCATTTGCTTTAG tAAATTTGGCATATGGCTTTTGGTTTAAGGGAAGTCTGTATGCTGCGTTAAATTGCATG GTGTTTGCAACATTAGTCTTCAGATGCGACATACTTCTGCTCATTGCTCCTTTGGGTTTGGAGCTCTTGCTG ACTAAATCAGTTTCTTTCTGGAAAGCACTGACATCCTGCTTAGCTGCTGCTTTCCTCTCCATAG GCCTTACTGTTCTTGTCGATTCAGTCATTTGGAAAAGATTGTTGTGGCCTGAATTAGAAGTTTTCTGGTTCAACTCTGTTTTGAACAAGAGTTCTGAATGGGGT ACACATCCTTTCCACTGGTACTTCACGTCAGCGCTTCCCCGTTCACTGCTTGCTGCATACCCGCTTTTTTTG CTTGGGGTTTTACTGGACAGAAGGGTTTTCTTCTACATCCTTCCAGTTCTCTCTTTTGTTCTACTGTACTCAAAGCTTCCGCACAAG GAGCTCCGCTTCATAATTAGTTCCATTCCCGTCTTCAACTTTGCAGCAGCTGTTGCAGCTAGCAGACT GTATAATAACAGGAAAAAGAGTTTCTGGAAGTTTCTGTACATTGCTATGTTGGGATTTATACTTGGCAG TCTAGCCTGCACGGCAGTTTTTTTCATGGCATCGTACAAAAACTATCCTAGTGGTTATGCTCTAAAAGCTCTGCATAGGATAC GTGGTGTGACAAAGAATTCAGATGAACTCAGGGTTCATATTGACACTTTTTCAGCGATGAATGGAATATCCAGATTTTGTGAATATAATTATCCATGGAG GTACtctaaagaagaaaatatttctcTGGAAGACTTGAAGATGAGAAATTTCACATTTCTTCTGAA TGAGAATTCTTACATCGAAGGATTCAAATGTCTGATGAGTGTGGATGGTTTTTCTCGGGTTCACGTAAGAACTGGTTTTCCTCCAATATCACTT GCAAAGGAACCAAAGGTGTTTATTCATGGAAACATAAGAAACACAGATATCATGAATAGAGGCTGGCCAGGATGCTCGGTTATTCCTGAAGCATACATTACTATGGAGGAAAATTGTAACGAGGCATAA
- the LOC129884807 gene encoding uncharacterized protein LOC129884807 codes for MVVQRPSATSSNSPSQTQPDESKQNPNFEKNQPFSFQIICPFSIPVTPESAATRIIKNLGKIGPYYAEFVWIVLFIALIPERKVSLVFLVAIKEVAILYLLLLRAVANSVLFRWLFVFDTRLIVLPLLAIGTCLALIFTYAGLHLLITLAATLPIVLAHAVLWIADDCSLNEKINQESVPLVHTV; via the coding sequence ATGGTAGTGCAAAGGCCATCAGCCACTTCTTCAAATTCTCCATCACAAACTCAGCCTGATGAATCAAAACAAAACCCGAATTTCGAAAAAAATCAACCATTTTCCTTCCAAATTATATGTCCATTTAGCATCCCTGTCACCCCTGAATCAGCAGCAACGCGAATAATTAAAAACTTAGGTAAAATCGGGCCATATTATGCTGAATTCGTGTGGATAGTCCTTTTCATCGCGCTTATTCCTGAACGTAAGGTTTCATTAGTCTTTTTAGTTGCCATTAAGGAGGTGGCAATTTTGTACTTGTTATTGCTTCGTGCAGTGGCCAATTCTGTCCTGTTTCGTTGGCTTTTCGTGTTCGATACAAGGCTTATTGTTCTGCCACTACTGGCAATTGGGACATGTCTTGCTCTTATATTCACTTATGCTGGACTTCATCTGTTAATCACTTTGGCTGCCACTTTGCCAATTGTTTTGGCTCATGCAGTTCTGTGGATAGCAGATGATTGTTCTTTGAATGAGAAAATCAATCAAGAATCTGTACCCCTTGTTCACACTGTGTAA
- the LOC129886776 gene encoding dol-P-Man:Man(7)GlcNAc(2)-PP-Dol alpha-1,6-mannosyltransferase isoform X3, with protein MRLNVLVTKRKNPLLTCLQKGFWVELWRQETDIKGLLFWEKAKSWSGSLCSLIKDMPIIMENSCTDPDLLVCGLGALLVSILASPVVLLTNLLHLPKLYSLYAVRLVLGGIVLSTLRFFRIQIKKKFGSQVEAFFVILTVSQFHLLFYCTRPLPNILAFALVNLAYGFWFKGSLYAALNCMVFATLVFRCDILLLIAPLGLELLLTKSVSFWKALTSCLAAAFLSIGLTVLVDSVIWKRLLWPELEVFWFNSVLNKSSEWGTHPFHWYFTSALPRSLLAAYPLFLLGVLLDRRVFFYILPVLSFVLLYSKLPHKELRFIISSIPVFNFAAAVAASRLYNNRKKSFWKFLYIAMLGFILGSLACTAVFFMASYKNYPSGYALKALHRIRGVTKNSDELRVHIDTFSAMNGISRFCEYNYPWRTAILDRRLAQGMNHKAFIILPIQTSLQHAPLQILQT; from the exons ATGAGACTGAATGTTTTAGTCACCAAAAGGAAAAATCCACTGTTGACCTGTCTGCAGAAGGGTTTTTGGGTGGAATTGTGGAGACAAGAAACTGATATAAAAGGGTTACTCTTCTGGGAGAAGGCAAAAAGTTGGAGTGGATCTCTCTGCTCACTAATTAAAGACATGCCAATAATCATGGAAAACAGCTGCACTGACCCTGACCTTCTTGTGTGTGGGCTAG GGGCTCTTCTTGTATCTATTTTGGCATCTCCAGTTGTTCTCCTAACGAATTTGCTACACTTGCCAAAACTGTATAGTCTCTATGCAG TACGACTGGTATTGGGTGGTATCGTGCTGTCTACATTACGATTTTTTCGCATTCAG ATCAAGAAGAAGTTTGGATCTCAAGTTGAAGCATTCTTTGTTATCCTGACAGTATCTCAGTTTCATTTGCTGTTCTATTGCACCCGTCCTCTTCCAAATATATTGGCATTTGCTTTAG tAAATTTGGCATATGGCTTTTGGTTTAAGGGAAGTCTGTATGCTGCGTTAAATTGCATG GTGTTTGCAACATTAGTCTTCAGATGCGACATACTTCTGCTCATTGCTCCTTTGGGTTTGGAGCTCTTGCTG ACTAAATCAGTTTCTTTCTGGAAAGCACTGACATCCTGCTTAGCTGCTGCTTTCCTCTCCATAG GCCTTACTGTTCTTGTCGATTCAGTCATTTGGAAAAGATTGTTGTGGCCTGAATTAGAAGTTTTCTGGTTCAACTCTGTTTTGAACAAGAGTTCTGAATGGGGT ACACATCCTTTCCACTGGTACTTCACGTCAGCGCTTCCCCGTTCACTGCTTGCTGCATACCCGCTTTTTTTG CTTGGGGTTTTACTGGACAGAAGGGTTTTCTTCTACATCCTTCCAGTTCTCTCTTTTGTTCTACTGTACTCAAAGCTTCCGCACAAG GAGCTCCGCTTCATAATTAGTTCCATTCCCGTCTTCAACTTTGCAGCAGCTGTTGCAGCTAGCAGACT GTATAATAACAGGAAAAAGAGTTTCTGGAAGTTTCTGTACATTGCTATGTTGGGATTTATACTTGGCAG TCTAGCCTGCACGGCAGTTTTTTTCATGGCATCGTACAAAAACTATCCTAGTGGTTATGCTCTAAAAGCTCTGCATAGGATAC GTGGTGTGACAAAGAATTCAGATGAACTCAGGGTTCATATTGACACTTTTTCAGCGATGAATGGAATATCCAGATTTTGTGAATATAATTATCCATGGAG GACCGCAATATTGGACAGACGATTGGCACAGGGCATGAATCACAAGGCCTTTATTATCTTACCTATTCAAACTTCTTTACAACATGCTCCGTTACAGATCCTCCAGACCTAA